The following proteins are co-located in the Paralichthys olivaceus isolate ysfri-2021 chromosome 10, ASM2471397v2, whole genome shotgun sequence genome:
- the wdr4 gene encoding tRNA (guanine-N(7)-)-methyltransferase non-catalytic subunit wdr4: MTTVGFCGKWFISTCDKKLVAVHTKQNREPFVFDCSTADKRPKNTKNDNNSDDGASEEMGSDRVLAFTVSPSGNLVALTDDTKRLVLFHCEPSWQCISIRWVARRCTTLVFSQAEDELLVADKSGDVYSFSVVEPQRDGELKMGHLSMLLSITMSPDDKYIITADRDEKIRVSHFKCPYNIQSFCLGHQQFVSALLIPSAQSHCLLSGSGDGTVKLWEYESGLRLQSWDLKELEETPSSNDDKEKRPTVCRITSSPDGCHIAVQCERVSTVQFFTLDLVGKEKLVPHSQLSLPHCPLDMTFDSENRLWVLMESYDAPLQIFSHRQGSWECDHESPELHTVTEAFRPHWETLEASTRTNNRFEHLYKTSFDNVTVYLQKKQQRLEDQQLKRTMTQKTNNNKKAKKDTSRTVNQ; the protein is encoded by the exons ATGACAACAGTGGGGTTCTGTGGAAAGTGGTTTATTTCCACCTGCGACAAGAAACTCGTTGCAGTTCACACCAAACAAAACAG AGAGCCATTCGTTTTTGACTGCAGCACTGCTGATAAGAGGCCAAAGAATACAAAGAATGACAACAACAG TGATGATGGTGCCTCAGAGGAAATGGGAAGTGACAGAGTCCTCGCGTTCACAGTGTCTCCCTCTGGAAATCTGGTGGCACTGACTGATGACACCAAAAGActggttttatttcactgtgagcCTTCATGGCAGTGTATCAGCATCAG ATGGGTGGCAAGGAGGTGCACAACCCTTGTGTTCAGCCAGGCCGAGGATGAGCTGCTGGTGGCTGATAAATCAGGAGACGTGTACTCCTTCTCAGTGGTGGAACCGCAGAGGGATGGCGAACTGAAGATGGGACACCTGTCCATGTTGCTATCTATA ACTATGTCACCCGATGACAAATACATCATCACAGCTGACCGTGATGAAAAGATCAGAGTGAGCCACTTCAAGTGTCCATACAACATCCAGTCCTTCTGCCTTGGACATCAACA GTTTGTCAGTGCCTTGCTGATCCCATCAGCTCAATCCCACTGTCTGCTGTCTGGATCGGGG GATGGGACTGTGAAGCTGTGGGAGTATGAGTCTGGCCTTAGGCTGCAAAGCTGGGACCTCAAAGAACTTGAAGAGACACCAAGCTCTAACGATGACAAAGAGAAG aGGCCAACTGTGTGTCGTATCACCAGCTCCCCTGATGGATGCCACATTGCTGTGCAGTGTGAAAG AGTATCTACAGTCCAGTTCTTCACCCTGGACCTGGTGGGTAAAGAGAAGCTTGTGCCACATAGTCAGCTGTCTTTGCCACACTGTCCCCTTGACATGACCTTTGACTCAGAGAATAGGCTCTGGGTGCTGATGGAGTCCTATGATGCACCACTCCAAATCTTCTCACACAGACAAGGCTCCTGGGAG TGTGATCATGAGAGCCCTGAACTCCACACAGTCACTGAAGCCTTCAGGCCACATTGGGAAACATTGGAAG CCTCCACCAGGACCAACAACCGGTTCGAGCATCTGTACAAGACGAGTTTTGACAATGTGACAGTATACCtacagaagaagcagcagagactGGAGGACCAGCAGCTGAAGAGGACGATGACACagaagacaaacaacaacaagaaggcCAAGAAGGACACATCAAGAACTGTAAATCAATGA
- the LOC109637420 gene encoding fibrous sheath CABYR-binding protein — protein MAASLLRMGRLGCIKCLQADRWSTLSRAPVAVALSTKSGGNKKSSKKNTSDKEQAKTYFDLEKLVQHKPYVPPKKEVSAATAVAAAETAADPVLGVTVTASATESKPVVETVSESVPVAEAEFVTELVAETVPVVEVVAEAVAEVVPVMEAIAEATASVAETSATAPEELAQAAPIEAVPSIAEAPAESAPAPVAEAAPVEEAPVPVAEAAPVEAAPAPVAEAAPVEEAPAPVAEAAPVEAAPAPVAEAAPVEAAPESVAEAAPIEVAPESVAEAAPVDAAPAPVAEAAPVDAAPAPVAEAAPVEEAPVPVAEAAPVEEAPAPVAEAAPVEVAPAPVAEAAPVEAAPAPVAEAAPVDAAPAPVAEAAPIEAAPAAEADVIDAAPAPVVEADAIDAAPAPVVEGDSVDMAPAAEAAPVEVAPVEVSASVESAEELVDPAPVVAEAAGEELQVEAPAEPVEPVEPSEAPMDPIQKLFLDSIREYSTKSQAAGGLVDAGSEYEKALAEEIAKLQRLYGGGNITSFPEFKFTEPKLDEVSQK, from the exons ATGGCGGCTTCCTTGCTGAGGATGGGACGACTGGGTTGTATTAAG TGTTTGCAGGCTGACAGGTGGAGTACTCTAAGCAGAGCCCCTGTTGCTGTAGCCCTAAGCACAAAATCTGGAGGTAACAAGAAGTCGTCTAAAAAGAACACCTCAG ACAAAGAACAGGCTAAAACATACTTCGATCTTGAGAAACTTGTCCAGCACAAGCCATATGTGCCTCCCAAGAAAGAAGTTTCTGCAGCGACAGCCGTCGCTGCAGCTGAAACCGCCGCTGATCCAGTGCTTGGGGTTACTGTCACAGCTTCAGCAACAGAATCCAAACCTGTTGTTGAAACAGTCTCTGAATCTGTCCCAGTAGCAGAAGCTGAATTTGTCACTGAATTGGTTGCTGAAACTGTACCAGTGGTTGAGGTTGTTGCAGAAGCTGTTGCTGAAGTTGTACCAGTGATGGAAGCCATTGCAGAGGCAACTGCATCTGTTGCTGAAACTTCTGCTACTGCGCCAGAAGAGCTTGCTCAAGCTGCTCCCATTGAAGCAGTACCTTCAATTGCTGAAGCTCCTGCTGAATCAGCACCAGcccctgtggctgaagctgctcctgTAGAAGAGGCCCCAgtgcctgtggctgaagctgctcctgTAGAGGCGGCCCCAgcgcctgtggctgaagctgctcccGTAGAAGAGGCCCCAgcgcctgtggctgaagctgctcctgTAGAAGCGGCCCCAGcacctgtggctgaagctgctcccGTAGAGGCGGCCCCAGAgtctgtggctgaagctgctcccATAGAAGTGGCCCCAGAgtctgtggctgaagctgctccagTAGATGCTGCCCCAgcgcctgtggctgaagctgctcctgTAGATGCGGCCCCAgcgcctgtggctgaagctgctcccGTAGAAGAGGCCCCAgtgcctgtggctgaagctgctcccGTAGAAGAGGCCCCAGcacctgtggctgaagctgctcccGTAGAAGTGGCCCCAGcacctgtggctgaagctgctcccGTAGAAGCTGCCCCAGCACCTGTGGCTGAGGCTGCTCCCGTAGATGCGGCCCCAGcacctgtggctgaagctgctcccATAGAAGCAGCGCCCGCGGCTGAGGCAGATGTCATAGATGCGGCCCCAGCGCCTGTGGTTGAAGCGGATGCCATAGACGCGGCCCCAGCACCCGTGGTTGAAGGGGATAGCGTGGACATGGCCCCTGCGGCCGAAGCTGCTCCCGTAGAAGTGGCCCCAGTGGAGGTTTCTGCCTCTGTAGAAAGTGCTGAAGAGCTGGTGGACCCTGCTCCAGTCGtagctgaagctgcaggagaggaacTGCAGGTGGAAGCCCCAGCTGAACCAGTTGAACCAGTTGAACCATCTGAGG CTCCAATGGACCCCATTCAGAAGCTTTTCCTGGACTCCATACGCGAGTACTCGACAAAAAGCCA GGCTGCTGGGGGGCTGGTTGACGCAGGTTCAGAATATGAGAAGGCTTTAGCAGAGGAGATTGCAAAGCTTCAAAGACTTTATGGTGGTGGAAACATAACATCTTTCCCAGAGTTTAAATTCACAG agcCCAAGTTGGATGAAGTTTCCCAGAAGTGA